Proteins encoded by one window of Thamnophis elegans isolate rThaEle1 unplaced genomic scaffold, rThaEle1.pri scaffold_65_arrow_ctg1, whole genome shotgun sequence:
- the PRSS16 gene encoding thymus-specific serine protease, whose protein sequence is MEKYPLCLANILLNVLPFSLSDLAAFHHLITEKYNLTTNHTWICFGGSYPGSLAAWFRLKFPHLVFAAIASSAPVRAVMDYTGYNKVVAASLSNPVVKGSKECLQSIREAFASVDSMIRAGWLAKLSIDFHSCSPLQGESDCQVLVTNLADMFMGAVQYNYGAIVWSNVESMCNIMTNSSIGSPYRRLMATNIVILEQLGMPCLQNSQAEIVEELRNSSIGMAFFAMRQWFFQTCTEFGYYQTCEDPDCPFSPQMTLASQLEICSQVYNISYRNVSEGVSFTNDYYGANHPKASRVLFVNGNIDPWYPLSVLKNESDSEPAILINGTSHCANMYSPAPGDPLSLIHARQQITSWVGKWLNLAKIH, encoded by the exons ATGGAGAAATACCCGTTGTGTCTTGCTAATATTCTCTTAAACGTTCTCCCTTTCAGTCTCTCTGATCTGGCTGCCTTCCACCATTTGATCACCGAGAAATACAACTTGACAACAAACCACACCTGGATTTGCTTTGGAGGCTCGTATCCTGGTTCTTTGGCTGCCTGGTTTAGGCTTAAG ttTCCCCATCTGGTCTTTGCCGCCATCGCATCGTCAGCTCCAGTTAGAGCCGTGATGGATTACACCGGCTACAACAAG GTTGTCGCTGCGAGTCTGTCGAATCCAGTGGTGAAAGGTTCCAAAGAG TGCCTGCAAAGCATAAGAGAGGCCTTTGCTTCCGTGGACAGCATGATCCGTGCCGGGTGGCTGGCAAAACTCAGCATAGATTTCCACTCCTGCAGCCCTTTGCAAGGGGAAAGCGACTGCCAGGTTCTGGTGACCAACCTTGCCGACATGTTCATGGGAGCCGTGCAGTATAACTACGGTGCGATTGTGTGGAGCAACGTGGAGAGCATGTGCAACATCATGACCAACAGCAGCATCGGCTCTCCCTATCGGAGGCTCATGGCCACCAACATC GTCATCCTGGAGCAGTTGGGAATGCCATGCCTGCAAAACTCCCAGGCGGAAATTGTGGAGGAGTTACGCAACAGCAGCATTGGGATGGCGTTCTTCGCTATGAGACAGTGGTTCTTCCAGACCTGCACAGAATTTGGCTATT ACCAGACCTGCGAGGACCCAGATTGCCCCTTCTCTCCCCAAATGACGTTGGCCTCCCAGTTAGAGATCTGCTCTCAGGTTTACAACATCTCCTACCGCAACGTCAGCGAAGGGGTCTCTTTCACCAATGACTATTACGGGGCCAATCATCCCAAAGCCAGCCGAGTTCTTTTCGTGAACG GGAACATAGACCCTTGGTACCCTCTGAGTGTCCTCAAGAACGAGTCTGATTCGGAACCGGCTATTTTAATCAACGGCACCTCTCATTGTGCCAATATGTATTCTCCCGCACCCGGCGACCCTTTGTCCCTTATCCATGCCAGACAG cAAATTACTTCCTGGGTTGGCAAATGGCTGAATTTAGCAAAAATTCACTGA